A genomic window from Desulfobulbaceae bacterium includes:
- a CDS encoding transposase, which translates to MPRRARIVLPNCPHHVIQRGHNRQVVFASDDDYLFYLDTLQEW; encoded by the coding sequence ATGCCTAGACGAGCCCGTATAGTCCTCCCGAACTGTCCTCACCATGTCATCCAGCGTGGTCATAACCGGCAGGTCGTTTTTGCCAGTGATGACGACTATCTCTTTTATCTTGATACTCTCCAGGAATGGA